The following coding sequences lie in one Vibrio sp. BS-M-Sm-2 genomic window:
- the trxB gene encoding thioredoxin-disulfide reductase, with amino-acid sequence MSDVKHCNLLILGSGPAGYTAAVYAARANLNPVLVTGMQQGGQLTTTTEVENWPGDAEGLTGPALMDRMKEHAERFETEILFDHINEVDLSNRPFRLKGDSGEYTCDALIISTGASAKYLGLESEEAFKGRGVSACATCDGFFYRNQKVAVVGGGNTAVEEALYLSNIASEVHLIHRRDTFRAEKILVKRLMDKVENGNIVLHTDRTLDEVLGDDMGVTGVRIKDTQSDKTEDIDVMGAFIAIGHQPNTEIFKGQVDMKDDYIIVQSGLEGNATQTSIPGVFAAGDVMDHNYRQAITSAGTGCMAALDAERFLDGLNDK; translated from the coding sequence ATGAGCGACGTAAAGCACTGTAATTTATTGATTCTTGGTTCTGGCCCTGCTGGCTATACAGCTGCAGTTTACGCTGCTCGTGCAAACCTAAACCCAGTTCTGGTTACTGGTATGCAGCAAGGTGGTCAGCTTACAACCACAACAGAAGTGGAAAACTGGCCGGGTGATGCTGAAGGTTTAACGGGTCCAGCTCTAATGGATCGCATGAAAGAGCACGCAGAGCGCTTTGAAACAGAGATCCTGTTCGACCACATTAACGAAGTCGACCTTTCAAACCGCCCTTTCCGTCTTAAAGGCGATTCTGGCGAGTACACGTGTGATGCGTTGATCATCTCAACGGGTGCATCGGCTAAGTACTTAGGTTTAGAGTCTGAAGAAGCATTCAAAGGCCGCGGCGTTTCTGCTTGTGCAACGTGTGACGGTTTCTTCTACCGCAACCAAAAAGTAGCGGTTGTTGGTGGTGGTAACACAGCAGTTGAAGAAGCACTTTACCTATCTAACATCGCGTCTGAAGTTCACCTAATTCACCGCCGTGACACGTTCCGCGCTGAAAAGATCCTAGTGAAGCGTTTAATGGACAAAGTAGAGAACGGCAACATTGTTCTTCACACTGACCGCACGCTAGACGAAGTTCTAGGTGACGATATGGGCGTAACGGGCGTTCGTATTAAAGATACTCAGTCTGACAAGACAGAAGATATCGACGTAATGGGCGCGTTCATCGCTATCGGTCACCAACCGAACACTGAAATCTTCAAAGGCCAAGTGGATATGAAAGACGATTACATCATCGTTCAGTCTGGTCTGGAAGGTAACGCGACACAAACCAGCATCCCTGGCGTATTCGCTGCGGGTGATGTGATGGACCACAACTACCGCCAAGCAATCACTTCTGCTGGTACAGGTTGTATGGCTGCACTGGATGCTGAACGCTTCCTAGATGGCCTTAACGATAAGTAA
- a CDS encoding RidA family protein — protein MEIVFSTQAPAAVGPFSQAIKSNSMLYLSGQLPLDSETMKFSASNVTGQAEQIFRNISSVIAEAGCEKESIVKTTVFLSDMNNFAEFNAAYSEFFGEHKPARSCVEVARLPLDALVEIELIAEL, from the coding sequence ATGGAAATTGTATTCTCGACACAAGCACCTGCAGCAGTTGGCCCTTTTTCTCAAGCTATCAAGTCTAACAGTATGCTTTACCTTTCTGGTCAGCTACCTCTAGACTCAGAAACAATGAAGTTTTCTGCTAGTAACGTGACGGGGCAAGCTGAGCAAATCTTCCGTAATATAAGTTCCGTTATTGCGGAAGCTGGCTGCGAAAAAGAGAGCATTGTTAAAACGACGGTATTCTTGTCTGATATGAATAATTTTGCAGAGTTCAATGCCGCTTACTCTGAGTTTTTTGGCGAACATAAACCGGCTCGTTCATGCGTAGAGGTTGCTCGTTTACCATTAGATGCTCTAGTAGAAATAGAATTGATCGCAGAGCTTTAA
- the metC gene encoding cystathionine beta-lyase: MTSKHIETKLVTAGRKPRFQQGSVNAVVQRASSLVFNSVKEKKDATANRAKGELFYGRRGTLTHFSLQDAMCELENGAGCALYPCGAAAVTNSILSFVASGDHVLMTGAAYEPTQDFCNIILKDMAVETTYYDPTIGSEIADLVKPNTKVVFLESPSSVTMEVQDIPAIVKAVRAVSEDVVIMIDNTWAAGILFPALEFGIDISIQAGTKYIVGHSDAMLGTAVSNERCWDRLRERSYLMGQMVDADTAYTASRGLRTMGIRLAQHEKASIEVAKWLTERPEVATVNHPALPSCKGHEFYVRDFKGCNGLFSFVLNKRLSQEELEEYLDNFKHFSMAYSWGGYESLILANQPEELNAIRPANPVDFEGTLVRIHVGLENVSDLIEDLENGFTRIY, from the coding sequence ATGACTAGTAAACATATCGAAACAAAATTAGTTACCGCAGGCCGCAAACCTCGTTTTCAACAAGGTTCTGTAAACGCTGTAGTTCAACGTGCATCGTCACTTGTGTTTAACAGTGTTAAAGAGAAGAAAGACGCAACAGCAAACCGTGCAAAAGGTGAATTATTCTATGGACGTCGCGGCACTCTGACTCACTTCTCTCTACAGGATGCTATGTGCGAGCTAGAAAATGGAGCGGGTTGCGCGCTATACCCATGTGGTGCAGCTGCTGTAACAAATTCTATATTGTCATTCGTTGCCTCGGGCGATCACGTTCTTATGACGGGTGCCGCTTATGAGCCAACTCAAGATTTCTGCAATATCATTCTTAAAGACATGGCTGTAGAAACAACATACTACGACCCAACAATTGGTTCTGAAATTGCTGATTTAGTAAAACCTAATACAAAAGTAGTTTTCTTAGAGTCGCCAAGTTCAGTAACCATGGAAGTTCAAGACATTCCAGCTATTGTCAAAGCGGTTCGCGCTGTATCTGAAGATGTCGTTATTATGATCGACAACACTTGGGCTGCAGGTATTCTATTCCCTGCACTGGAATTCGGTATCGATATTTCAATTCAAGCGGGCACTAAATACATCGTTGGCCACTCAGACGCAATGTTGGGTACGGCCGTAAGCAACGAGCGTTGTTGGGATCGTTTACGTGAGCGTTCTTACCTTATGGGTCAGATGGTCGATGCAGATACAGCTTACACCGCTTCACGTGGTTTACGTACTATGGGAATTCGTTTAGCTCAACACGAGAAAGCTAGTATCGAAGTGGCTAAATGGTTAACGGAGCGCCCAGAAGTTGCAACAGTTAACCATCCTGCACTACCAAGCTGTAAAGGTCATGAATTCTACGTTCGCGATTTCAAAGGCTGTAATGGTCTATTCAGCTTCGTCCTAAATAAAAGACTCAGCCAAGAAGAACTTGAAGAATATTTAGACAACTTTAAGCATTTCTCAATGGCATATTCATGGGGCGGTTACGAGTCGTTGATTCTTGCTAATCAACCTGAAGAGCTGAATGCTATTCGCCCTGCAAACCCTGTTGATTTTGAAGGTACTTTAGTTCGAATCCATGTAGGTCTCGAAAACGTATCTGATCTTATTGAAGATCTAGAAAACGGCTTCACGCGCATTTACTAA
- a CDS encoding dicarboxylate/amino acid:cation symporter: MLKKLEPYRSSIVLLLALIIGAIFGITAPELALKVKPIGQVFLNLLFMVIVPLVSLSVMSSIAGMTDLKKLGKILGLVLTISIAMAFFPSLGIVGIAQLFDLSQGVTIDLSQEFTGSAGGMDFVSMFTTNDFVGLLSKSNILALIIMSVLAGIAISQAGEQGKKIAELVDAANAIVMNIVGLIMKLAPVGLGAFFAATMASQDSSILAPLATVIGLLCGYMVVYYAVGATVYSYIGGGTNGVKQFWKYAAAPSITALGTCSSLGTLPVTIKAADSMGIKKEIYDICIPLFVNLNKSGVAITAAIKVVFIYAVLGLPFSFDVFVMTMVIAVLSAIIIGGVPGGAFLGEIFIVTTLGLPLEVIPVLVVIGTICDAPATVLNVVHDINATQIVERFMGKEKQPQELSQPAEQLA, from the coding sequence ATGTTAAAAAAGCTAGAGCCTTACCGCTCATCAATAGTCTTACTATTGGCGCTTATTATTGGCGCAATCTTTGGAATAACCGCACCAGAACTTGCACTTAAGGTAAAACCAATCGGTCAAGTTTTTCTTAACCTTCTATTCATGGTCATCGTTCCTTTAGTTTCACTTAGTGTAATGTCTTCAATTGCGGGCATGACTGATTTAAAGAAACTTGGCAAGATTCTAGGCTTAGTACTGACGATTTCAATTGCAATGGCATTTTTCCCATCACTGGGAATTGTTGGTATCGCTCAGCTATTTGACCTATCTCAAGGTGTGACCATCGACTTAAGCCAAGAATTTACAGGCAGTGCTGGTGGCATGGACTTTGTCAGCATGTTTACGACCAATGACTTTGTGGGCTTATTATCTAAATCGAACATTCTTGCGCTTATTATCATGTCTGTACTGGCGGGAATTGCGATTAGCCAAGCCGGTGAGCAAGGTAAGAAAATTGCTGAGTTAGTTGATGCAGCTAACGCTATAGTGATGAACATCGTTGGCCTTATTATGAAACTCGCTCCTGTCGGCCTTGGCGCATTCTTTGCTGCAACAATGGCATCTCAAGACAGTTCAATCTTAGCTCCTCTTGCTACAGTTATCGGCCTACTCTGCGGATATATGGTTGTTTATTACGCAGTTGGCGCAACTGTCTACTCATACATCGGTGGTGGCACTAATGGCGTTAAGCAGTTCTGGAAATACGCAGCTGCCCCATCAATTACAGCACTAGGCACATGTTCTTCTCTTGGCACTCTACCAGTCACTATCAAAGCGGCTGACAGCATGGGTATCAAAAAAGAAATATACGATATCTGTATCCCACTCTTCGTAAACCTTAATAAATCAGGCGTTGCTATTACTGCGGCAATCAAAGTGGTCTTTATCTACGCAGTTTTAGGGCTTCCGTTTAGTTTTGATGTATTCGTTATGACCATGGTTATTGCTGTGCTATCGGCAATCATCATCGGTGGTGTACCGGGCGGCGCTTTCTTAGGTGAGATTTTCATTGTCACTACGCTCGGCCTTCCACTTGAAGTAATTCCAGTACTCGTAGTAATCGGCACTATATGTGATGCGCCTGCAACAGTACTCAACGTTGTGCACGACATTAACGCAACACAAATCGTAGAACGCTTCATGGGTAAAGAGAAACAGCCTCAAGAACTATCACAACCTGCTGAACAATTGGCATAG
- a CDS encoding transcriptional regulator has product MNYLVPYEPIVDMLADFLGENVEVVLHDLRDMESSIYKLRNGHISGRVVGDPVTNLVVKSIATDNSVDYEYNYVGLSKDGKKLKCATLYIRDENKRIVGALCINMVVEQFLNAKKFIDSFLAGYVPNEEGNSVDEHIGVSIPEMVDIRIDKVIEAYPVTLAELSKEDKIAIVTDLNNEGIFLLKGAVGKIANKLNISEPTAYKYLQQLK; this is encoded by the coding sequence ATGAACTACTTAGTCCCGTATGAACCGATTGTTGATATGCTTGCTGACTTTTTGGGAGAAAATGTCGAAGTAGTGTTACACGATCTTAGAGATATGGAGTCATCCATATACAAGCTTAGAAATGGACATATAAGCGGTAGGGTGGTTGGAGATCCTGTGACCAACCTTGTAGTCAAATCAATCGCTACAGATAATTCGGTTGATTATGAATACAACTATGTAGGTCTTTCGAAGGACGGAAAAAAGTTAAAATGTGCAACTCTTTATATTCGTGACGAGAATAAGAGAATTGTTGGTGCTTTGTGTATCAACATGGTTGTAGAGCAGTTTTTAAATGCTAAGAAATTTATTGACTCGTTTCTTGCTGGTTATGTGCCAAATGAGGAAGGCAATAGTGTTGATGAGCATATTGGAGTTAGTATCCCTGAGATGGTTGATATTCGTATCGATAAAGTGATTGAAGCTTACCCTGTGACGCTAGCTGAACTATCGAAGGAAGACAAAATTGCTATTGTTACGGATCTAAATAATGAAGGGATATTTTTGTTAAAAGGAGCTGTTGGAAAAATAGCGAATAAATTAAACATCTCTGAGCCTACTGCTTATAAATACTTGCAACAGCTTAAATAA
- a CDS encoding DUF6575 domain-containing protein, whose translation MNLLPTGTQLGKLELLEVYQDVLGPKCFSVKNENTQRFMVYWSGDYDNGQCIKWAYIPVTKPLLASLLNKEMSFHDAFHRSDKLYLATIYTNEVGKPAKVELLNASNKHLVNLPPVDFEIDLEEVCVF comes from the coding sequence ATGAACTTACTCCCAACAGGTACACAGTTAGGTAAATTGGAACTACTGGAAGTGTATCAAGACGTTTTAGGGCCGAAGTGCTTTTCGGTTAAGAATGAAAATACCCAAAGGTTTATGGTGTATTGGAGTGGGGACTACGACAATGGCCAGTGCATTAAGTGGGCTTACATTCCTGTGACCAAACCATTGCTAGCTAGCTTGCTAAACAAAGAAATGAGCTTTCACGATGCGTTTCACCGTTCAGACAAGCTTTACCTAGCGACTATCTACACAAACGAAGTAGGGAAGCCCGCAAAAGTCGAACTACTGAATGCTTCGAACAAGCACCTAGTAAACCTACCGCCCGTTGATTTTGAAATCGATCTTGAAGAAGTTTGTGTTTTTTAG
- a CDS encoding AAA family ATPase encodes MMNAVESIVEWSKDKPIWWNLALKVALEEGELNQNHIDFIFNFAKSVEGLEPKHPNHEQLLSPIDISGYTAEENSVRLISLSQVEGVAALAEEQKLDFRKDGLTIVYGDNGAGKSSYTSILKHACLTRGALKPIAGNVFTSAPKPPQALLTLEIDKTPTELTWSDGTSNNNAAKSIRVFDTSSAHHYLSNEDALGYKPIGLNLITELTKVVESIKNRISEDVMGSNGFVAIPSLNSQSKAALFLNQISALTNEADIELHCATKEEIESIKPLQDELVSDMAKSPEQIRKSLIKQRSYIAPLLESYKRPIEVLGPSNFDVLKGLELDYQEKKQVSDALRQKTLSDLPFDNIGDTQWTVLWGAAKDFLVKENKGQQFPPTQGDSCPLCLQDIQETSADKLQELEAFLNDKAAKNTAEALKALTQAKFFVKSLSLNVAQFEGVLNDLDVIKPGLKVGLEELNQSLINRQAVLSGMLPESLDGISLSHFQALREIDKDLFTQIGELEQQSSNNEFVAKKQARLTELTDKAYIAKHKANIITNVRRSKIVAKLNEISGQCATRSISTLSARIYSKGVIEPLKEYFVKELKSFGFNRFDINVKTRNKAGQQQFKLELAKSNESVVGKVASEGEQRCIAIASFLSEMKADSRRSAVLFDDPVNSLSHQWSAKVAKRLIEESLERQVIVFTHDIVFYKLLLEASDSLKQDKVNCISLERSRNNSGLVRTNPPWDALPTSKRIGVLTTKLQKLRKIDETGTETEFREAAAVFYSFLREAWERLVEEKLLNKVVNRFERGVHLQRLNRVEDITNVDLERIHRAYDKCCIDLVGHDTAAGIRPCPTIDEVVADFEEIKDYLKHLQTDRKRT; translated from the coding sequence ATGATGAATGCGGTAGAATCAATAGTAGAGTGGTCCAAGGATAAGCCCATATGGTGGAATCTAGCACTAAAGGTTGCTCTTGAAGAAGGAGAGCTAAACCAAAACCATATCGATTTTATTTTTAATTTTGCGAAAAGTGTTGAGGGCTTGGAACCAAAACATCCAAACCATGAGCAGTTGTTATCACCGATTGACATATCGGGCTACACGGCCGAAGAAAACTCGGTTCGACTGATTAGCTTGTCTCAAGTTGAAGGTGTTGCTGCGTTAGCGGAAGAGCAAAAATTAGATTTTAGAAAAGATGGATTAACTATCGTATATGGAGACAACGGGGCCGGTAAGTCGAGCTATACGTCAATTTTAAAACATGCGTGTTTGACTCGGGGAGCATTGAAACCTATTGCGGGTAATGTTTTCACTTCTGCACCTAAACCTCCGCAAGCTTTACTCACACTCGAGATTGATAAGACACCGACAGAATTAACTTGGAGTGATGGTACATCAAACAATAATGCTGCCAAGTCTATTCGTGTATTCGATACATCTTCAGCACACCACTATTTATCTAATGAAGATGCTTTAGGGTACAAACCAATAGGTTTGAACTTAATCACAGAGCTTACAAAGGTTGTGGAAAGTATAAAAAACAGAATAAGTGAAGATGTAATGGGTAGTAACGGTTTTGTTGCTATTCCATCGTTAAATTCACAAAGTAAAGCTGCATTATTCCTTAATCAAATTTCAGCGTTAACAAATGAAGCTGATATTGAATTGCACTGCGCAACTAAGGAAGAAATTGAATCTATAAAACCATTGCAGGACGAATTGGTTAGCGACATGGCCAAATCGCCAGAACAAATCAGAAAAAGTTTAATTAAGCAGCGTAGTTATATTGCCCCCTTACTTGAGTCATACAAGAGGCCTATCGAAGTACTCGGTCCTAGTAATTTCGATGTGTTAAAAGGTTTAGAACTCGACTATCAAGAAAAGAAACAAGTATCTGACGCGTTGAGACAAAAGACACTGAGTGATCTGCCGTTTGATAATATTGGTGATACACAATGGACTGTTCTTTGGGGAGCAGCAAAAGACTTCTTGGTAAAAGAAAATAAAGGCCAACAATTCCCTCCAACACAAGGCGATTCCTGTCCGTTATGCTTACAAGATATCCAAGAGACGTCGGCCGACAAATTACAAGAACTCGAAGCTTTTCTTAATGACAAGGCCGCAAAAAATACAGCTGAAGCTCTGAAAGCGCTAACTCAGGCTAAATTTTTCGTTAAGTCTTTGAGTTTGAATGTTGCCCAATTTGAAGGTGTATTGAACGACCTTGACGTAATTAAACCTGGGTTAAAAGTTGGGCTTGAGGAATTAAACCAGAGTTTAATAAACAGACAGGCTGTTTTATCAGGAATGCTACCCGAGTCGTTAGACGGAATTAGCTTGTCTCATTTCCAAGCACTGCGGGAAATAGATAAAGATCTGTTCACGCAAATCGGAGAACTTGAACAGCAAAGCAGTAACAACGAATTTGTGGCTAAGAAACAAGCAAGGCTGACCGAGTTAACAGATAAGGCCTACATTGCCAAACACAAAGCAAACATCATAACTAATGTAAGACGGTCAAAAATAGTAGCTAAGTTAAATGAAATCTCAGGTCAGTGCGCTACGAGAAGTATATCAACGTTGTCAGCTAGGATTTATTCGAAAGGTGTTATAGAGCCACTAAAAGAGTATTTTGTGAAAGAGCTTAAATCCTTTGGTTTTAATAGATTTGACATCAACGTTAAAACAAGAAATAAAGCCGGACAACAGCAATTCAAATTAGAGCTAGCAAAGTCAAACGAATCTGTTGTTGGTAAAGTTGCTAGTGAAGGTGAACAAAGGTGTATCGCAATAGCGAGCTTTTTATCAGAAATGAAAGCTGATTCTAGAAGATCTGCTGTTCTATTTGATGATCCAGTGAACTCGCTTAGCCATCAATGGAGTGCAAAAGTCGCAAAAAGGTTAATAGAGGAATCATTAGAACGCCAAGTCATTGTGTTTACTCACGACATAGTATTCTACAAGCTACTACTAGAAGCTTCGGATAGCCTAAAGCAAGATAAGGTCAATTGCATCAGCCTCGAAAGATCTAGAAATAACTCCGGCCTTGTAAGAACCAATCCTCCGTGGGACGCGCTTCCTACATCGAAGCGAATTGGAGTTTTAACTACTAAGCTCCAAAAGCTTCGAAAGATTGATGAGACAGGAACAGAGACTGAATTTAGAGAAGCTGCTGCGGTTTTCTATAGTTTTCTACGTGAAGCATGGGAGCGATTGGTTGAAGAGAAACTATTAAACAAAGTTGTAAATAGGTTCGAAAGAGGTGTGCATCTACAAAGATTAAATCGAGTAGAGGATATTACTAATGTTGATTTAGAGCGTATTCACCGTGCATATGATAAATGCTGTATCGACCTTGTTGGTCACGACACAGCCGCAGGTATACGTCCATGCCCAACGATCGATGAAGTGGTAGCAGATTTTGAAGAAATCAAAGACTACCTCAAACACCTACAAACTGATCGAAAAAGAACTTAA
- a CDS encoding 2OG-Fe dioxygenase family protein — protein sequence MLHAHENTLHITHLSNHAIEELSPSFSKLPSTEHADGQFRLRRYSVVQFSNGQVVELDKHNFVQSEDINHFQGDVVRQFEPIEAPILSSEGMQEMCELFIETNGLEDGQEIEIHQIRIAAIFEETQVAPEGVHQDGFDHIALIGVNRHNIVGGEIMLYQDSHEAPFFRKVLEDGEVAMLADSKLWHNAQPIRTIDHDEMGYMDVFVLTAKDARNVLHS from the coding sequence ATGTTACATGCTCACGAAAATACCCTACATATTACCCACCTCAGTAACCACGCAATTGAGGAGTTGTCACCGTCATTCTCTAAGCTTCCAAGTACAGAGCACGCGGATGGTCAGTTTCGATTGAGAAGGTACTCGGTGGTTCAATTCAGTAATGGACAAGTCGTAGAGCTAGACAAACATAACTTTGTTCAGTCTGAAGACATTAATCACTTTCAAGGTGACGTTGTTCGCCAATTCGAGCCAATTGAAGCACCAATTCTAAGCAGCGAAGGCATGCAAGAGATGTGTGAACTGTTTATTGAAACCAATGGGCTTGAAGACGGACAAGAAATCGAAATCCACCAAATTCGTATCGCTGCCATTTTTGAAGAGACGCAGGTTGCACCAGAAGGTGTTCACCAAGATGGCTTCGACCACATCGCTTTAATTGGCGTTAACCGTCATAACATTGTGGGTGGCGAAATCATGCTGTACCAAGACTCACATGAAGCACCGTTCTTTAGAAAAGTGCTGGAAGACGGTGAAGTCGCAATGCTGGCCGACAGCAAGCTTTGGCACAACGCACAACCGATTCGTACCATAGACCACGATGAAATGGGCTACATGGATGTGTTTGTTCTAACGGCTAAGGATGCGCGCAATGTCCTTCACTCTTAA
- a CDS encoding cysteine desulfurase-like protein — translation MSFTLNDVRQQFSALGQYHNGKPVTFFDGPGGSQVPENVLASMTEYLGHFNSNLGGHYFSSQKTTSLMQQAREAAQALLNAESSGNVVFGANMTSLTFQLSRAISRDWQVGDEVIVTALDHYSNVSSWQQAADDKGAIVRQVRVDESDCSLDMAHFESLLNEKTKLVAVTFASNTTGSIVDMAKVIELAHQHGAQVYVDAVHYAPHHLIDVQKLNCDFLACSAYKFFGPHVGIVYIAPQWLHTLKPYKVEPATNIGPGRFETGTQSFEGLAGVIAAVDYLAQFGEPTDSLRSRLEQSYALYNKHESQLSEYFLKRLGDLEGAKLYGKTEFDSNLRTPTFAITFDNHSPEFIAKKLGEHNICVWNGHFYALGLVKQLGIEEQGVVRIGCMHYNSIEEIDLLFNVLEGILRSH, via the coding sequence ATGTCCTTCACTCTTAATGATGTGCGCCAGCAGTTTAGCGCGCTAGGCCAGTACCATAACGGTAAGCCGGTGACCTTTTTTGATGGGCCGGGTGGCTCTCAGGTTCCTGAAAATGTTTTAGCATCCATGACGGAATACCTTGGGCACTTTAATTCAAACCTCGGCGGTCACTACTTTTCTAGCCAAAAGACGACAAGCTTAATGCAGCAAGCGCGAGAAGCGGCGCAAGCACTGCTTAATGCGGAGTCTTCTGGCAACGTTGTGTTCGGCGCGAACATGACATCGCTGACCTTCCAATTGAGCCGAGCGATTAGCCGCGATTGGCAAGTTGGCGACGAAGTGATTGTTACTGCACTAGACCACTACTCGAATGTATCGAGCTGGCAACAAGCAGCAGACGACAAAGGCGCGATTGTCCGCCAAGTTCGTGTAGACGAGTCGGATTGCAGTCTAGACATGGCACACTTTGAGTCTCTGTTAAATGAGAAGACCAAGCTGGTTGCTGTGACCTTTGCTTCGAACACCACGGGTTCGATTGTTGATATGGCGAAAGTTATTGAGCTTGCACATCAGCACGGTGCGCAGGTTTATGTCGATGCGGTTCACTACGCTCCTCATCACTTGATCGATGTTCAAAAACTCAATTGTGATTTCTTAGCGTGCTCGGCTTATAAGTTCTTCGGCCCGCATGTTGGCATTGTATACATTGCACCTCAATGGCTGCATACGTTAAAGCCATACAAGGTTGAGCCTGCAACTAACATTGGCCCAGGCCGATTTGAAACTGGAACACAAAGCTTCGAAGGTCTTGCAGGTGTGATTGCGGCGGTGGATTATTTAGCGCAGTTTGGTGAACCAACAGATTCACTGCGTTCTCGTTTGGAACAAAGCTACGCGCTTTATAACAAGCATGAAAGCCAGTTGAGCGAGTACTTCCTAAAGCGCTTAGGTGATCTGGAAGGGGCAAAACTCTATGGTAAGACGGAGTTTGATTCGAACCTAAGAACGCCAACGTTTGCCATCACCTTTGATAACCACTCTCCAGAGTTCATCGCTAAGAAGTTGGGTGAGCATAATATCTGTGTGTGGAACGGACATTTCTACGCATTAGGTTTAGTGAAGCAGTTGGGTATTGAAGAGCAGGGTGTAGTGCGTATTGGTTGTATGCATTACAACTCGATTGAAGAGATCGACTTGCTGTTCAATGTGCTTGAAGGGATCTTGCGAAGCCATTAG
- a CDS encoding type 1 glutamine amidotransferase domain-containing protein, with the protein MKKILIPVTNHATLGDTDQANGTYAPELTHALKEIMAAGFEYDIASINGGKAPLYGTDIEGDTVNADILADDDFQNRINNTIPVSQINAESYDAIFYPGGFGLLSDLATNEQFASIAAKHYEDGGIVAAVCHGPAALLPIVLSNGEKLLSSKSVTGFTREEEIDFGTINDITFLLEESLARGAARFNKVQPWQELVIVDERVITGQNPTSAHAVGVAIVEQLS; encoded by the coding sequence ATGAAAAAAATACTAATTCCAGTAACTAACCACGCAACACTTGGCGATACAGACCAAGCTAACGGTACTTACGCTCCAGAACTTACCCACGCTCTTAAAGAGATCATGGCTGCTGGATTCGAATACGATATCGCTTCTATCAATGGTGGCAAAGCCCCACTCTACGGAACGGATATTGAGGGAGATACGGTTAATGCTGATATCTTGGCGGATGATGATTTCCAAAACCGCATCAACAACACGATTCCAGTAAGCCAAATTAATGCAGAAAGCTACGACGCTATCTTCTACCCAGGTGGTTTTGGTCTACTTTCAGACTTAGCAACCAATGAACAGTTCGCTAGCATCGCAGCAAAGCATTATGAAGATGGTGGTATTGTCGCGGCAGTATGTCACGGCCCTGCAGCCCTACTTCCTATCGTACTGAGCAACGGCGAGAAGCTACTAAGCTCTAAATCGGTGACTGGCTTTACACGTGAAGAAGAGATCGACTTTGGTACCATCAATGACATTACGTTTCTACTAGAAGAATCGCTTGCTCGTGGCGCAGCACGTTTCAACAAGGTTCAACCTTGGCAAGAGCTTGTGATTGTTGATGAGCGAGTAATTACAGGCCAGAACCCAACTAGCGCACACGCAGTGGGTGTAGCGATTGTTGAGCAGCTTTCTTAG